From the genome of Ectobacillus sp. JY-23, one region includes:
- the spo0A gene encoding sporulation transcription factor Spo0A, with translation MEKIKVCLADDNKELVSMLEGYVSAQDDMEVIGVAYNGQECIDLMKEKNPDVLVLDIIMPHLDGLAVLEKLRAMDKLKQPNVIMLTAFGQEDVTKKAVDLGASYFVLKPFDMENLTNQIRQVSGKSNSIIKRPLPVFRTNPDGKPKNLDASITTIIHEIGVPAHIKGYMYLREAISMVYNDIELLGSITKVLYPDIAKKYNTTASRVERAIRHAIEVAWSRGNIDSISSLFGYTVSMSKAKPTNSEFIAMVADKLRLEHKAS, from the coding sequence GTGGAGAAGATTAAGGTGTGTCTTGCCGACGACAACAAAGAATTAGTATCCATGCTAGAAGGATATGTATCTGCCCAAGATGATATGGAAGTGATTGGTGTTGCGTACAATGGGCAAGAGTGCATTGATTTAATGAAGGAAAAGAACCCGGACGTACTTGTGTTGGACATTATCATGCCCCATCTTGATGGGTTAGCTGTACTCGAGAAGTTGCGCGCGATGGATAAGTTGAAACAACCTAATGTAATTATGTTGACGGCCTTTGGACAAGAGGATGTAACAAAGAAAGCTGTAGATTTAGGTGCTTCCTATTTTGTATTAAAGCCGTTTGATATGGAGAATTTAACAAATCAAATTCGTCAGGTTAGTGGAAAGTCAAATTCCATTATTAAACGTCCACTTCCTGTATTCCGTACAAATCCAGATGGAAAGCCGAAAAATTTGGATGCTAGCATTACGACAATTATCCACGAGATTGGTGTTCCTGCTCATATTAAAGGTTATATGTATTTACGTGAAGCGATTTCAATGGTGTATAATGATATCGAACTTCTTGGATCAATTACGAAGGTTTTATATCCGGATATTGCGAAAAAATATAATACAACTGCAAGTCGAGTGGAGAGAGCCATTCGTCATGCCATCGAGGTGGCATGGAGCCGCGGAAATATTGATTCTATTTCGTCTTTGTTTGGGTATACGGTTTCCATGTCAAAAGCGAAGCCGACAAATTCCGAATTTATTGCCATGGTCGCAGACAAACTAAGACTAGAGCATAAGGCGTCTTGA
- the yqiS gene encoding phosphate butyryltransferase, producing the protein MKLETLIDRAALQPKVIAVAAAEDNEVIEAVAKSIQAGLARFILFGDETKIKELLNSYTLSDSSAVTVRHCAQPAEMAVRAVKEGEADILMKGNIATATLLKAVLNKEYGLRKGKVLSHVAVFEVPSYDRLIFLTDVAMNIAPDLEQKVAIIQNAVQVAHSIGVKMPKVAPLAAVEVVNPAMQATVDAALLAQMNRRGQITNCIVDGPLALDNAVSKLAAEHKGITGDVAGQADILLVPNIESGNVLYKSLVYFANSKVGAIIAGAKAPIVLTSRADSAEAKLYSIALAVATASL; encoded by the coding sequence ATGAAGTTAGAAACGCTTATCGACCGCGCCGCATTGCAGCCCAAAGTGATAGCTGTAGCGGCGGCTGAAGATAATGAAGTAATAGAAGCTGTAGCGAAATCTATACAGGCAGGGTTAGCTCGCTTTATATTGTTTGGAGATGAAACAAAGATTAAAGAATTGTTAAACTCTTATACTCTCTCCGATTCCTCTGCAGTTACAGTACGTCATTGTGCACAGCCTGCGGAAATGGCTGTACGCGCTGTCAAAGAAGGGGAAGCAGATATTTTGATGAAGGGCAATATTGCAACAGCAACGCTTTTAAAGGCAGTGCTTAATAAAGAGTATGGTCTTCGTAAAGGTAAAGTGCTATCGCATGTTGCGGTGTTTGAAGTGCCTAGCTATGATCGCTTGATTTTTTTGACAGATGTTGCGATGAATATTGCGCCTGATTTAGAACAAAAGGTGGCTATTATACAAAATGCTGTACAGGTAGCGCATTCTATTGGTGTCAAAATGCCAAAGGTCGCACCTCTTGCAGCGGTAGAGGTAGTAAATCCCGCAATGCAGGCAACTGTAGATGCGGCACTGTTAGCGCAGATGAATCGTCGTGGGCAGATTACAAATTGTATAGTAGATGGGCCGTTGGCACTGGATAACGCGGTTTCAAAGCTAGCAGCTGAACATAAAGGCATCACAGGAGATGTTGCCGGTCAGGCAGATATTTTACTTGTTCCAAATATTGAGAGTGGAAATGTACTTTATAAATCGCTTGTATACTTTGCTAATTCGAAAGTAGGAGCAATAATCGCGGGTGCAAAGGCACCGATTGTATTAACATCAAGAGCGGATTCAGCGGAAGCCAAGTTGTATTCTATTGCACTTGCCGTTGCAACTGCTTCACTATAA
- a CDS encoding TlyA family RNA methyltransferase — translation MKKERIDVLLVERGLVETREKAKRAVMAGLVYMNEERVDKPGEKVPSDTVITVKGQLMPYVSRGGYKLEKALQEFNIRLQDKIMIDIGASTGGFTDCALQNGAKLSYALDVGYNQLAWKLRQDPRVVVMERTNFRYVTPADLQQGLPEFASIDVSFISLRLILPVLKTMLMPGGDVAALIKPQFEAGKDQVGKKGIVRDAKVHVKVIEGIVTFALNQGYDVHHLTYSPITGGDGNIEFLVHLKWHGNKECGENYMKQTFTQVVEEAHHMLKQAKEE, via the coding sequence ATGAAAAAAGAACGTATAGATGTTTTGTTGGTAGAACGCGGTCTCGTGGAAACGCGAGAAAAAGCAAAGCGTGCCGTGATGGCTGGACTTGTGTATATGAATGAAGAACGTGTAGACAAACCAGGTGAAAAAGTCCCCTCTGATACAGTAATTACAGTAAAAGGTCAACTTATGCCTTATGTGAGTAGAGGTGGCTATAAATTAGAAAAAGCGCTACAAGAGTTCAATATTCGTTTACAAGATAAGATTATGATTGATATCGGAGCATCTACAGGCGGCTTTACTGATTGTGCGTTACAAAATGGAGCGAAGCTTTCCTATGCACTGGATGTGGGATATAATCAGCTTGCATGGAAGCTTCGACAAGACCCTCGTGTTGTTGTGATGGAACGTACAAATTTTCGGTATGTTACACCAGCAGATTTACAGCAAGGTTTACCAGAATTTGCGAGTATTGATGTATCGTTTATCTCGTTACGGTTGATTTTGCCTGTTTTAAAAACCATGCTTATGCCAGGCGGTGATGTTGCAGCCCTTATTAAGCCGCAATTTGAAGCGGGAAAAGATCAGGTAGGTAAAAAAGGAATTGTTAGGGATGCAAAGGTACATGTTAAGGTTATTGAAGGTATTGTAACATTTGCATTGAATCAAGGATATGATGTGCATCATTTAACGTATTCTCCTATTACAGGAGGAGATGGAAATATTGAATTTTTGGTACATCTTAAGTGGCACGGAAATAAGGAATGTGGGGAAAATTATATGAAGCAAACTTTTACGCAGGTCGTAGAAGAGGCACATCATATGTTAAAACAGGCTAAAGAGGAGTGA
- a CDS encoding sigma-54-dependent Fis family transcriptional regulator, protein MKRKVMIVGAGVGGTAILRLIHRSNVAEVIAVVDINANAEGIRLAKDIGVTTHVHWSDVPQADIVFDATGNRNVYEELVQRYGEEAFVVSGAMSDIIVRLLTEKNDLIKRLEEQTHQRDLIFNSAHDGMIVVDPKGKILLFNHSAEKMIGYNKAEVIGKYILEIVPKSQLPRVLETKQIEVHQEVELENGRRIISTRIPIIGERGELQGAFSVFTDITEIVNLAEEVTDLKEVHTLLQAIIQSSEEAISVVDEQGRGLLINPAYTRMTGLSQEEVIGKPATADIAEGESMHMRVLKTRRPVRGIQMKVGPKKRDVVVNVAPVIVDGVLKGSVGVIRDVSEIQKLTDELSRARQIIRTLEAKYSFEDIIGVSEGIASAIEQAKMGADTPATVLLRGESGTGKELFAHAIHNESSRKYNKFIRVNCASISESLLESELFGYEEGAFSGAKRGGKRGFFEEANNGSIFLDEIGELSAGTQAKLLRVLQEKEIVRVGGTKAIPINVRVIAATNVNLEKAIAEGRFREDLYYRLNKIPIYIPPLRQRKEDIESIAARLIQKINQDYGRNVEGLTADAIRILQNHEWPGNVRELENILGRAIIFMASGEQYIDVVHLPTLGKALPVPRVHVGSVSEGSLEDMVVQFEGERIVECLKRCGGNKTKTAKMLGISVRNLYYKLEKYDRAKNSMQ, encoded by the coding sequence ATGAAACGAAAAGTCATGATTGTAGGAGCTGGCGTTGGTGGTACGGCTATTTTAAGGCTTATACATCGTTCGAACGTCGCTGAGGTGATAGCGGTGGTTGATATTAATGCAAATGCAGAGGGAATCCGGTTGGCGAAAGATATAGGGGTTACTACGCATGTGCATTGGTCTGACGTGCCTCAAGCTGATATTGTGTTTGATGCGACAGGTAATCGCAATGTATATGAAGAGCTTGTACAAAGATACGGAGAAGAAGCGTTTGTGGTATCGGGAGCTATGTCTGATATTATTGTGCGTCTCCTCACTGAAAAGAATGACCTTATCAAGCGTTTAGAAGAACAAACTCATCAGCGAGATCTTATTTTCAATTCTGCGCACGATGGCATGATTGTTGTAGACCCAAAAGGAAAAATTCTTCTCTTTAATCATAGTGCAGAGAAGATGATTGGATACAATAAAGCTGAAGTAATCGGCAAGTATATCTTGGAAATTGTGCCAAAGAGCCAGTTGCCGCGTGTTTTGGAAACAAAACAAATTGAAGTGCATCAAGAAGTAGAACTCGAAAATGGCAGACGCATTATTTCAACAAGAATTCCAATCATTGGTGAGAGAGGAGAGCTGCAAGGTGCTTTTTCAGTGTTTACAGACATTACAGAAATTGTGAACTTAGCGGAAGAAGTTACTGACCTTAAAGAAGTCCATACACTGTTGCAAGCGATTATTCAATCGTCGGAAGAAGCGATTTCAGTAGTGGATGAACAAGGTCGTGGTCTCCTTATTAATCCAGCATATACAAGGATGACTGGATTATCGCAGGAGGAAGTTATTGGAAAACCAGCGACGGCGGATATTGCAGAAGGGGAAAGTATGCATATGCGCGTATTAAAGACACGTCGTCCTGTAAGAGGCATTCAGATGAAGGTAGGTCCTAAAAAAAGAGACGTGGTGGTCAATGTTGCGCCTGTTATTGTAGATGGTGTACTTAAGGGAAGTGTGGGAGTGATTCGTGATGTATCTGAAATTCAGAAATTGACCGATGAATTAAGTCGTGCACGGCAGATTATCCGAACTTTGGAGGCGAAGTATTCTTTTGAAGATATTATTGGTGTATCTGAGGGAATCGCTTCGGCTATAGAGCAAGCAAAAATGGGGGCTGATACACCGGCGACTGTACTTTTGCGCGGGGAGTCTGGAACTGGAAAAGAATTGTTCGCTCATGCGATCCATAATGAAAGCAGCCGTAAATATAACAAGTTTATTCGAGTAAATTGTGCTTCTATCTCTGAATCTTTATTGGAAAGTGAATTGTTTGGATATGAAGAGGGTGCTTTCTCAGGAGCAAAGCGCGGAGGCAAACGAGGTTTTTTTGAAGAAGCAAATAATGGAAGTATTTTTCTGGATGAAATTGGGGAGCTTTCTGCCGGTACGCAGGCAAAATTACTACGTGTGTTGCAAGAAAAAGAGATTGTTCGGGTGGGAGGAACAAAAGCGATTCCAATCAATGTACGTGTCATTGCTGCGACAAATGTCAATTTAGAAAAGGCAATTGCAGAAGGGCGTTTTCGTGAAGATTTGTATTATCGCTTGAATAAGATTCCGATTTATATCCCTCCTTTACGGCAGCGCAAAGAAGATATAGAGAGTATAGCGGCGAGGTTAATTCAAAAAATTAATCAAGATTATGGGCGGAATGTAGAAGGATTAACCGCTGATGCAATACGTATACTGCAGAATCATGAATGGCCAGGAAATGTAAGGGAGCTCGAAAATATTTTAGGGAGAGCCATCATATTTATGGCGTCAGGCGAGCAGTATATTGACGTAGTCCACTTACCAACACTCGGAAAAGCTTTACCTGTACCACGTGTTCATGTTGGTTCGGTTTCGGAAGGGTCTTTAGAAGATATGGTAGTGCAGTTTGAGGGAGAAAGAATTGTCGAATGTTTAAAGCGTTGTGGGGGAAACAAAACGAAAACGGCCAAAATGCTCGGTATTTCTGTACGAAATTTATATTACAAGCTTGAAAAATACGATCGCGCAAAAAATAGCATGCAATAA
- a CDS encoding DUF2627 domain-containing protein, whose amino-acid sequence MHRYIALLLALIPVVMAIVGIKLMRDTVFGILLSPIPSLPLQFLAGAASFAIGIYIFGGFILHRDRKRNKVQARFKR is encoded by the coding sequence TTGCATCGCTATATCGCACTACTACTCGCTCTTATTCCCGTTGTTATGGCAATTGTTGGCATCAAATTAATGCGGGATACGGTATTTGGCATTTTGTTATCTCCCATACCTTCACTGCCTTTACAATTTCTTGCGGGCGCCGCAAGCTTCGCGATTGGTATTTACATATTCGGAGGCTTTATTCTTCACCGCGACCGCAAAAGAAACAAAGTGCAGGCTCGCTTCAAACGTTAA
- a CDS encoding YycC family protein, whose product MRPLQLSPETAVKLAKALNVPLEQLMHMPQHILIQKLVELEKQKSD is encoded by the coding sequence ATGCGACCATTGCAATTATCACCTGAAACTGCAGTTAAGCTAGCAAAAGCATTAAATGTACCATTGGAACAATTAATGCATATGCCGCAGCATATTCTAATTCAAAAGCTTGTTGAGCTTGAAAAACAAAAAAGCGACTAA
- the recN gene encoding DNA repair protein RecN: MLSELSIKNFAIIEALNISFEKGLTVLSGETGAGKSIIIDAIHLLVGGRGSAEFVRYETEKAEIEGLFYLDDEQHPCIEKLQEFDIDVSDGMMILKRDISATGKSTCRINGKLVTLSMLKDIGKTLVDIHGQHETQDLMSEDRHMFLLDSFNNDAVSKQLERYRSYFEQYEQTKRKLNSLTNNEQQMAHRLDLIQFQLEEIRRADLQVGEDEELLEERVKISNFEKIYKSLSDAYRSLAGDDCGLDHVRHAMNEVEAVSDLDTSLQGIHESVANSYYLLEDMTYQLREKLDMMEYDPARLDYIETRLNEIRTLKRKYGESVQDILMYADKIEEEIATIENKDIHIEATRKQLKQLEEQAMTEAMKLSDLRHSLAVHLTEAIHKELQELYMAKTTFKIMLDKQLGGVDDPVVDGVSIRLTSTGYDQVEFYISTNPGEPLKPLSKVASGGELSRIILALKSIFSKHQGVTSVIFDEVDTGVSGRVAQAIAEKIYRVSIGSQVLCITHLPQVASMADTHLFIRKQIEDNRTKTSVAKLKDEEKVIEIARMISGVEITDVTTQHARELLQQAHNLKTGAIQ; the protein is encoded by the coding sequence TTGTTATCGGAGTTATCGATTAAAAACTTTGCTATTATAGAAGCATTGAATATTTCATTTGAAAAAGGCCTTACGGTGCTTAGTGGTGAAACGGGGGCAGGTAAGTCCATTATCATTGATGCCATTCATTTGTTGGTTGGAGGAAGAGGCTCTGCAGAATTCGTCCGTTACGAAACAGAGAAGGCTGAAATTGAGGGATTATTTTACCTAGATGATGAACAGCACCCTTGTATAGAGAAGCTACAAGAGTTTGATATTGATGTCTCTGATGGAATGATGATTTTAAAGCGAGATATTTCAGCAACCGGCAAAAGTACTTGTCGAATTAACGGAAAGTTAGTGACGCTAAGTATGTTAAAAGATATCGGTAAAACATTAGTGGATATACATGGGCAGCATGAAACACAGGATCTTATGTCAGAAGATAGACATATGTTCTTATTGGATTCATTTAATAATGATGCTGTATCTAAGCAATTGGAGCGTTATCGCTCGTATTTTGAACAATATGAGCAAACAAAGAGAAAACTGAACTCTCTAACCAACAATGAACAACAAATGGCTCATCGCTTAGATTTAATTCAATTTCAGCTTGAAGAAATTAGAAGAGCGGATTTACAAGTGGGAGAAGATGAAGAGCTCTTGGAAGAGCGTGTGAAGATCTCCAATTTCGAAAAAATTTATAAATCGCTCAGTGATGCATATCGTTCTTTAGCAGGGGATGATTGTGGTTTAGACCATGTTCGTCACGCGATGAATGAGGTAGAAGCTGTTTCTGATTTGGACACTTCATTACAAGGTATTCATGAGAGTGTTGCCAATAGCTACTATTTACTTGAGGACATGACCTATCAGTTACGTGAGAAGCTGGATATGATGGAGTACGATCCCGCTAGGCTGGATTATATTGAAACAAGACTGAACGAAATTCGTACATTAAAGCGTAAATATGGTGAATCCGTCCAAGATATTTTAATGTACGCAGATAAAATAGAAGAAGAAATAGCAACCATTGAAAATAAAGATATACATATTGAAGCGACTCGAAAGCAACTGAAGCAGTTGGAAGAGCAAGCAATGACAGAAGCCATGAAGTTAAGTGATTTGCGACATAGTCTTGCGGTGCATCTAACGGAAGCCATTCATAAAGAGTTGCAGGAATTATATATGGCAAAAACTACTTTCAAAATTATGTTGGACAAGCAATTGGGTGGTGTCGATGATCCTGTGGTAGATGGTGTATCAATACGGTTAACATCAACAGGCTACGATCAAGTGGAGTTTTATATTTCCACCAATCCCGGCGAGCCGCTCAAACCATTATCTAAGGTTGCATCCGGTGGGGAATTATCACGCATTATTTTGGCTCTTAAAAGTATCTTTAGTAAGCATCAAGGCGTTACTTCTGTTATTTTTGATGAAGTAGACACTGGTGTTAGTGGCAGAGTTGCACAAGCCATTGCAGAAAAGATTTATCGGGTTTCCATCGGCTCTCAAGTGTTATGCATCACTCATCTTCCACAAGTTGCTTCAATGGCAGATACGCATTTGTTCATTCGTAAGCAAATTGAAGATAACCGTACAAAAACATCTGTCGCCAAGCTTAAGGACGAAGAAAAGGTGATTGAAATTGCTCGCATGATTTCAGGTGTGGAAATAACAGATGTTACAACACAACATGCGCGCGAATTATTACAGCAAGCACATAATTTAAAAACAGGAGCTATCCAATAA
- the spoIVB gene encoding SpoIVB peptidase, which produces MKGLKLEHIRKLIGAFLLISLLVMGFCTPVRELIAIPKDVVLFEGQHSKLSGKRVFEVISSNPSVFTVDSKEAMAVAAHESGEADMVLQLAGFPVKTVNVKVLKDFKVLPGGQSIGVKLNAKGVLVVGHHLIQTETGKVSPGEIAGIKVGDMITKINGKEIERMSDVAPFIQNSGTTGEALDLVVLRDSKYIQTKLKPVKDKGDSSYRIGLYIRDSAAGIGTMTFVHPESMKYGALGHVISDSDTKKPIEVEDGQIMRSTVTSIQKGSNGDPGEKLARFSPDREVIGNITTNSPFGIFGKLDTQIRNGIMDRALPIALSSQVKEGKAQILTVVEGDKVEAFDIEVVSSVPQKAPATKGMVVKIVDKRLLEKTGGIVQGMSGSPIIQDGKLIGAVTHVFVNDPTSGYGVHIEWMLHQAGINIYEQQEHGRKAS; this is translated from the coding sequence GTGAAAGGATTGAAATTGGAACATATTCGAAAATTAATTGGTGCATTTCTCCTTATCTCGCTTCTTGTAATGGGATTTTGTACGCCCGTTCGAGAATTGATTGCAATTCCGAAGGACGTTGTTTTATTTGAGGGACAACATTCTAAATTGTCAGGTAAGCGTGTATTTGAAGTTATCTCTTCAAATCCTTCTGTTTTTACTGTAGATAGCAAAGAAGCCATGGCTGTAGCTGCCCACGAAAGTGGAGAAGCAGATATGGTATTACAATTGGCTGGTTTTCCTGTTAAAACAGTAAATGTAAAGGTATTGAAAGATTTCAAAGTTCTTCCTGGTGGACAGTCAATAGGTGTTAAATTAAATGCAAAAGGCGTATTGGTGGTAGGTCATCATTTAATTCAAACAGAAACCGGAAAAGTATCGCCTGGTGAAATTGCAGGTATTAAAGTTGGTGATATGATTACAAAGATTAATGGTAAAGAGATTGAGCGAATGAGTGATGTTGCACCTTTTATTCAAAATAGTGGTACAACGGGCGAGGCACTTGATCTTGTTGTTCTTCGTGATTCTAAGTATATTCAAACCAAACTTAAGCCGGTAAAGGATAAAGGTGACTCTTCTTATCGAATCGGATTGTATATCCGAGATTCTGCTGCTGGAATTGGAACAATGACCTTCGTGCATCCTGAATCCATGAAGTATGGGGCTTTGGGGCATGTTATTTCAGACAGTGACACAAAAAAACCGATTGAAGTAGAGGATGGACAAATTATGCGCTCTACTGTAACGTCCATTCAAAAAGGAAGCAATGGAGATCCGGGAGAAAAATTGGCGCGTTTTTCACCAGATCGTGAAGTGATTGGAAACATTACAACCAATAGTCCGTTTGGAATATTCGGTAAATTGGACACTCAAATTCGTAATGGTATAATGGATCGAGCGCTACCAATTGCTTTATCTAGTCAAGTGAAAGAAGGCAAAGCGCAGATTTTAACAGTGGTTGAGGGAGATAAGGTAGAGGCTTTTGATATTGAGGTTGTAAGCAGTGTTCCTCAAAAGGCACCTGCAACAAAAGGTATGGTTGTGAAAATTGTGGACAAACGTTTACTTGAAAAAACAGGTGGCATTGTACAAGGGATGAGCGGAAGTCCTATTATACAAGACGGTAAGCTTATTGGTGCAGTAACCCATGTATTTGTAAACGATCCTACCTCAGGTTATGGTGTTCATATTGAATGGATGCTTCATCAAGCAGGTATCAATATTTATGAGCAGCAAGAACATGGGAGGAAAGCGAGCTGA
- the bcd gene encoding Glu/Leu/Phe/Val dehydrogenase produces the protein MEIFKYMEKYDYEQLVFCQDKESGLKAIIAIHDTTLGPALGGTRMWQYASEEAAIEDALRLARGMTYKNAAAGLNLGGGKTVIIGDARKDKSEAMFRAFGRFIQGLNGRYITAEDVGTTVDDMDIIHEETDFVTGISPSFGSSGNPSPVTAFGVYRGMKAAAKEAFGTDSLEGKIIAIQGVGNVAYNLCKYLHAEGAQLIVTDIHKESVQRAVEEFGAKAVNPEEIYSVECDIYAPCALGATVNDETIKQLKAKVIAGAANNQLKEARHGDIIHEMGIVYAPDYVINAGGVINVADELYGYNRERALKKVEGIYDNIAKVIEISKRDGIPTYLAADRLAEERIERMKNSRSTFLKNGHHILSRR, from the coding sequence ATGGAAATTTTTAAATATATGGAGAAATATGATTATGAGCAATTGGTATTTTGTCAAGATAAAGAGTCAGGATTAAAAGCGATTATCGCAATTCATGATACAACGTTAGGCCCAGCCTTAGGTGGAACGAGAATGTGGCAATATGCGTCTGAAGAAGCAGCTATCGAAGATGCACTTCGTCTTGCGCGTGGCATGACATACAAAAACGCGGCGGCGGGTTTGAATTTGGGTGGTGGTAAAACAGTTATTATTGGTGATGCAAGAAAAGACAAAAGCGAAGCGATGTTCCGTGCTTTTGGTCGTTTTATCCAAGGATTAAACGGACGTTACATCACAGCTGAAGATGTTGGTACAACTGTGGATGATATGGATATCATTCATGAGGAAACGGATTTTGTCACAGGTATTTCTCCTTCTTTCGGCTCTTCCGGTAATCCATCTCCTGTAACAGCTTTTGGTGTGTACCGCGGTATGAAGGCAGCAGCAAAAGAAGCATTCGGAACGGATAGCTTAGAAGGAAAAATAATTGCCATTCAAGGGGTAGGAAACGTAGCGTACAACTTATGTAAATATCTACATGCTGAAGGTGCGCAGCTAATTGTTACAGACATTCATAAAGAGTCTGTACAGCGTGCTGTAGAAGAATTTGGTGCGAAAGCAGTTAATCCAGAAGAGATTTACAGCGTAGAATGTGATATTTATGCACCTTGCGCATTAGGTGCAACTGTAAACGATGAAACAATTAAGCAATTAAAAGCGAAAGTAATTGCTGGTGCGGCAAATAATCAATTAAAAGAAGCTCGTCATGGTGACATCATTCATGAAATGGGAATTGTATATGCGCCTGATTATGTAATTAATGCAGGTGGTGTAATCAATGTTGCAGATGAACTTTACGGTTATAATAGAGAACGTGCGCTCAAGAAAGTAGAAGGTATCTACGATAATATTGCGAAGGTTATCGAGATTTCGAAACGTGACGGAATCCCAACGTACTTAGCAGCAGATCGTCTTGCAGAAGAGCGCATTGAGCGTATGAAAAATTCTAGAAGTACATTTCTTAAAAACGGCCATCACATTTTAAGCCGCCGTTAA
- the argR gene encoding transcriptional regulator ArgR: MNKGQRHIKIREIIASKEIETQDELVDILRNSGFNVTQATVSRDIKELHLVKVPLHDGRYKYSLPADQRFNPLQKLKRNLVDAFVKMDTAGHMIVLKTLPGNANALGALIDYLEWDEILGTICGDDTCLIICRTPEDTNVVSEKFLNML, encoded by the coding sequence ATGAACAAGGGTCAGCGCCATATTAAGATTAGAGAAATTATTGCGAGCAAAGAAATTGAAACACAAGACGAACTTGTGGATATTTTGCGAAATAGCGGCTTTAACGTGACACAAGCAACAGTGTCGCGAGATATTAAGGAATTACATTTAGTAAAGGTTCCTTTACATGATGGTAGATACAAGTACAGTTTACCAGCGGACCAACGATTTAATCCATTGCAAAAATTAAAGCGCAATTTAGTTGATGCATTTGTAAAGATGGATACAGCTGGTCACATGATTGTGTTAAAAACATTACCTGGAAACGCAAACGCTCTAGGTGCTTTGATAGACTATTTGGAGTGGGATGAAATTTTAGGAACCATTTGTGGAGATGATACATGTTTGATTATTTGTCGTACTCCGGAAGATACGAACGTGGTGTCGGAAAAATTCCTAAATATGTTATGA